Proteins co-encoded in one Gemmatimonadaceae bacterium genomic window:
- a CDS encoding DinB family protein has product MQPSDLQRIFDYSYWANARLFAAIEPLSAEQFAAPVAGSYGSIRNTLVHVLSAEWGWLDRCGGPSRGDALKPENFPTLDALRQTWAEVEEHVRAFLVGLSDADVSRTVRFAFGGGPTHEMRVRDLLEHAALHAVHHRGQVALLLREQGVAPGNFDFLIYLAESERHP; this is encoded by the coding sequence GTGCAACCATCTGATCTTCAGCGCATATTCGACTACAGCTATTGGGCGAACGCAAGACTCTTTGCGGCGATCGAGCCGTTGAGCGCCGAGCAATTCGCGGCGCCGGTCGCCGGAAGCTACGGGTCGATACGGAACACGCTCGTGCATGTCTTGAGCGCGGAGTGGGGCTGGTTGGATCGCTGTGGCGGGCCGTCGCGCGGCGATGCACTCAAGCCCGAGAACTTCCCGACGCTGGATGCGCTTCGTCAGACGTGGGCCGAGGTCGAAGAGCACGTGCGGGCGTTCCTCGTCGGGTTGTCGGACGCCGACGTGTCGCGCACGGTGCGCTTCGCGTTTGGCGGAGGGCCGACGCACGAGATGCGTGTCCGCGATTTGCTCGAGCACGCGGCGCTGCACGCGGTACATCATCGCGGTCAAGTTGCGTTGCTCCTGCGTGAGCAGGGCGTGGCGCCGGGAAATTTCGATTTTCTCATTTATCTCGCGGAAAGCGAACGACACCCATGA